AAATGTGTAAAACTATAATCTATAAGTAGTTTTAAAGCTTCACTTCCCAAACCTTTAGACCTATCATTAGGTTCTTTTACTAAAATACCGACTCCTGCTCTACTGTTTTTAAAATCGAAATCAAACAAATCGATCATTCCCAAAGCCACATCATCATAACTTGAAATAACCAAGCGTAATTGTTTCACTTCAAAAATGTCTTTATGAGATTGTTTTAAGTACTGTTTTATTAAAAATTTTGAATAAGGCGTAATGGTATTACTTATTTCCCAAACTGATTCGTCGTTTTCAATGGTATGAATAAACTCCAAATCTTCGGGTTCCAAAGCACGTAAATAGATATTTTCTCCTTTTAAGGTAATCATATATTACCGCTAAAAACAAATGAAGCTGGCCCTATAAGCCAAACGTTTTTGTAAACCCCATT
The genomic region above belongs to Mariniflexile litorale and contains:
- a CDS encoding GNAT family protein — protein: MITLKGENIYLRALEPEDLEFIHTIENDESVWEISNTITPYSKFLIKQYLKQSHKDIFEVKQLRLVISSYDDVALGMIDLFDFDFKNSRAGVGILVKEPNDRSKGLGSEALKLLIDYSFTHLGLHQLYCHVSEENDISIKLFTKQGFQKIGLKKDWILINGSFKNEFIFQLINN